Proteins encoded in a region of the Bombina bombina isolate aBomBom1 chromosome 12, aBomBom1.pri, whole genome shotgun sequence genome:
- the LOC128643200 gene encoding uncharacterized protein LOC128643200 → MVGRPQAPCFPEPRGDSSAVDPQLRAPALAPPTARPFAILGPPAQSSLIAAMEGAGAVAGGSVPLGHQVPAGGLLQVGGAAGGNGRAGGPVTRRAKGNKKGMNENNNKGRNKPYRKSDRIQAANKGPLGPVCTPVHVKSVRKVGHLDLMASLRKRLISRHLSGGQSAGSGGLGGATGGLPGQLVSPCVAPTFHFVPQVAVAVREAQEIGVAGGSAAQGGQRAGVVSSAGEKVVEGSSGSTQAGTVATSGNGKQGDALVKPHTESYVAHRQTGGCTCKTTY, encoded by the exons ATGGTGGGTAGGCCTCAGGCGCCATGTTTTCCAGAGCCTCGTGGGGATTCTTCAGCAGTGGATCCTCAGTTGCGCGCGCCCGCTCTAGCTCCGCCCACCGCACGTCCGTTCGCCATCTTGGGACCCCCTGCGCAGTCAAGTTTGATTGCGGCGATGGAGGGAGCTGGAGCGGTCGCGGGTGGTTCTGTGCCCTTGGGACATCAGGTCCCTGCGGGCGGCTTGTTGCAGGTAGGTGGAGCCGCAGGGGGGAATGGGAGGGCCGGGGGGCCAGTCACTCGCAGGGCAAAGGGAAACAAGAAGgggatgaatgagaataataataaagGCAGAAATAAGCCTTATAGGAAATCTGATAGGATTCAGGCGGCAAATAAAGGGCCATTAGGGCCAGTTTGTACACCGGTACATGTGAAATCTGTTAGAAAAGTGGGGCATTTGGATTTAATGGCAAGTTTAAGGAAAAGGCTCATATCAAGGCATCTgtcaggggggcagtctgcaggatcTGGGGGGTTAGGAGGTGCGACTGGGGGGCTCCCTGGGCAGCTTGTTTCTCCCTGTGTTGCTCCCACTTTTCATTTTGTACCACAGGTTGCTGTTGCTGTTCGTGAAGCGCAGGAGATTGGAGTTGCTGGTGGCAGTGCGGCGCAAGGCGGACAGAGAGCTGGGGTAGTCTCATCAGCAGGAGAGAAGGTGGTTGAAGGTTCCTCTGGTTCCACGCAGGCCGGGACGGTTGCGACATCAGGAAATG GCAAACAGGGGGATGCACTTGTAAAACCACATACTGAGTCCTATGTTGCGCATAG GCAAACAGGGGGATGCACATGTAAAACCACATACTGA